Proteins co-encoded in one Bradyrhizobium sp. 170 genomic window:
- a CDS encoding potassium/proton antiporter, which yields MASLDSVSIAIFLGAILVMAGILSSLLALRFGAPLLLVFLFIGMLAGDAGPGQLSFDDVRTTYLVGSVALALILFDGGLRTKFQSIRIVLAPSMVLATIGVLVTALVAAPAAKYALDLNWTESLLVGAVVASTDAAAVFLLVHTQGLRLRPRVGATLEAESGTNDPFAIFLTLMLVKFISLGESSPLHVVLQLVREGVLGAVVGVIGGRLVVVALNRMALPQGLHAPFVTTAALVIFGVAQISHASGFLAVYLAGIIIGNRPTRAHNSVVTFLDAATWLAQIVMFVLLGLLASPQRLLDSVVPSVIVALVLMLVARPLAVLLCLAPFRFNWREKVFIAWTGLRGAVAIFLASIPMLVGLSKAYLYFDVAFVVVVISLLLQGWTLGPAARWLHVALPRVDRGPRRVELDLPGQLEQQLVGYPVRSKSLYFRRGLIPSWSKPTLVIRDERILSPVEADPVAVGDYLYLLAPPEKAEALDRFFVDMAPSSAPDPHLLGDFMVSGEHTLGELAQIYGVSAGEEQASLTLADYFDIHLDRAPKEGAELVLDPIVLVARSISGGRVNVVGLRLPEDEEEAVPLTRRQKAKRKLAEIWSSVAGV from the coding sequence ATGGCTTCTCTCGACTCGGTCAGCATCGCCATCTTTCTGGGCGCTATCCTGGTGATGGCGGGCATCCTGTCGAGCTTGCTCGCGCTGCGCTTCGGGGCGCCGCTGCTGCTGGTGTTTTTGTTCATCGGCATGTTGGCCGGCGACGCCGGCCCCGGCCAGCTCAGCTTCGATGACGTCCGCACCACCTATCTGGTGGGATCGGTCGCGCTGGCGCTGATCCTGTTCGACGGTGGCCTGCGGACCAAGTTTCAAAGCATCCGCATAGTGCTGGCGCCATCGATGGTGCTGGCAACCATCGGTGTGCTGGTCACCGCGCTGGTCGCCGCGCCGGCCGCCAAATACGCCCTCGATCTGAACTGGACCGAGTCGCTTCTGGTCGGGGCCGTCGTGGCGTCGACGGACGCGGCGGCGGTGTTCCTGCTCGTTCACACGCAGGGCCTGCGCCTGCGTCCCCGTGTCGGAGCAACTCTGGAAGCCGAATCCGGCACCAACGACCCGTTCGCGATCTTTCTCACGCTGATGCTGGTCAAATTCATTTCACTCGGTGAAAGCTCGCCTCTGCATGTTGTACTGCAGCTTGTGCGCGAAGGCGTGCTCGGCGCCGTCGTCGGCGTGATCGGTGGCCGTCTGGTGGTGGTGGCGCTCAATCGCATGGCGCTGCCGCAAGGCCTGCATGCGCCCTTTGTCACGACCGCTGCGCTCGTGATCTTCGGCGTGGCGCAGATCTCGCACGCCTCGGGATTTCTCGCGGTCTATCTCGCCGGCATCATCATCGGCAACCGGCCGACGCGCGCGCATAATTCGGTGGTGACGTTTCTCGACGCCGCGACCTGGCTGGCGCAGATCGTGATGTTCGTTCTCTTGGGCCTGCTGGCGTCGCCGCAGCGCCTTCTGGACAGCGTGGTTCCTTCCGTGATCGTGGCGCTGGTGCTGATGCTCGTGGCGCGGCCGCTTGCGGTGCTGCTGTGCCTGGCGCCGTTCCGGTTCAACTGGCGCGAAAAGGTCTTCATCGCCTGGACCGGCCTGCGCGGGGCGGTCGCGATCTTTCTGGCGTCGATCCCGATGCTGGTCGGGCTGTCCAAAGCCTATCTCTATTTCGACGTCGCCTTTGTCGTGGTCGTCATCTCGCTGCTGCTGCAGGGCTGGACGCTGGGGCCGGCGGCGCGGTGGCTGCACGTGGCGCTGCCGCGCGTCGACCGCGGCCCGCGGCGTGTCGAGCTCGATCTGCCGGGCCAGCTCGAACAGCAACTGGTCGGCTATCCCGTCCGCTCGAAGAGCCTCTACTTCCGGCGAGGGCTCATTCCATCCTGGTCCAAGCCGACGCTGGTGATCCGCGACGAGCGGATCCTCTCGCCCGTCGAGGCCGATCCGGTCGCGGTCGGCGATTATCTCTACCTGCTGGCGCCGCCGGAAAAGGCCGAGGCGCTGGATCGCTTCTTCGTCGACATGGCGCCGAGCTCGGCGCCCGACCCGCATCTGCTCGGCGATTTTATGGTATCGGGCGAGCACACGCTCGGTGAACTCGCCCAGATCTACGGCGTATCGGCCGGGGAAGAGCAGGCTAGTCTGACGCTGGCGGATTATTTCGATATTCATCTCGACCGTGCGCCGAAGGAAGGCGCCGAGCTGGTGCTCGATCCGATCGTTCTGGTCGCGCGCAGCATCAGCGGCGGCCGGGTCAACGTGGTCGGCCTGCGGCTGCCGGAGGATGAGGAAGAGGCCGTGCCCCTGACGCGTAGGCAGAAGGCCAAGCGCAAGCTTGCGGAGATCTGGTCGTCGGTGGCGGGTGTCTGA
- a CDS encoding PEPxxWA-CTERM sorting domain-containing protein has protein sequence MNKLALSAAAALLISGLVIAPSANAATLIGNTLSASYLFPDSNTVPTGAFAYTQSTFSVTDPGVETTLIIANLANPSINDEIAIDFTAYAVTFTWLNAASRTAAPFNGPEFTITSGNPFSAITNVVSIGHTVSASLVGGVLEVNWAGQTFAANDTVVVNFASPVPEPSTWAMMILGFAGVGYMTYRRRKTAALAV, from the coding sequence ATGAATAAATTGGCCTTGAGTGCTGCCGCTGCCTTATTGATATCCGGTCTAGTGATTGCGCCTTCCGCGAATGCGGCGACGCTCATTGGCAATACGCTCTCTGCGTCATATTTGTTTCCTGACTCTAACACCGTCCCCACCGGTGCTTTTGCTTATACGCAATCGACTTTTTCTGTCACCGATCCCGGAGTTGAAACCACCCTGATAATAGCCAACCTAGCCAATCCCAGCATCAACGACGAAATCGCCATTGATTTCACGGCTTATGCAGTGACCTTCACCTGGCTGAACGCAGCGTCCCGAACCGCCGCTCCATTTAACGGTCCGGAGTTTACAATCACATCCGGCAATCCCTTCAGTGCAATTACAAACGTTGTCTCGATTGGCCATACGGTCAGCGCTTCGCTCGTGGGCGGTGTTCTTGAGGTCAATTGGGCCGGTCAAACGTTTGCAGCGAATGATACGGTCGTGGTGAACTTCGCCAGTCCCGTCCCCGAGCCCTCCACTTGGGCGATGATGATCCTCGGTTTCGCCGGTGTTGGCTACATGACTTATCGCCGCCGCAAGACTGCAGCACTCGCCGTCTGA
- a CDS encoding PEPxxWA-CTERM sorting domain-containing protein: MSKKLLGLIAAAALWPSLASANIVANPSFELGFTSWSQSIFFIFNDGNTGSQSAATVCTGPQCVSTLNSGAFIEQALATTAGQSYDLSFFVTEGAGPTSELTVFWNGVKIADVLNPANNTYPGGWNQFTYTGLLATSAVTSLQVHGRQDPGGMAFDDFDVHASVAAIPEPSTWAMMILGFAGVGFMTYRRRKVAALAA, encoded by the coding sequence ATGTCTAAAAAATTGCTCGGTTTAATTGCCGCTGCAGCCCTCTGGCCTTCTTTAGCAAGCGCGAATATTGTCGCAAATCCATCGTTCGAACTCGGCTTCACAAGCTGGAGCCAATCAATCTTTTTCATATTCAACGACGGTAATACAGGTTCGCAATCGGCCGCGACTGTTTGCACCGGACCACAATGCGTTTCGACCCTGAATTCGGGTGCGTTCATTGAGCAGGCTCTGGCCACAACGGCGGGCCAAAGTTATGACCTAAGCTTCTTTGTGACAGAAGGCGCTGGCCCAACCAGCGAACTCACGGTATTTTGGAACGGCGTCAAGATTGCAGACGTTCTAAATCCAGCAAATAATACTTACCCGGGTGGTTGGAATCAGTTCACCTATACCGGCCTGCTCGCTACGAGTGCCGTTACGAGTCTTCAAGTGCATGGTCGTCAAGATCCCGGCGGAATGGCCTTTGACGACTTCGATGTACATGCGTCAGTAGCGGCTATCCCTGAACCTTCCACATGGGCGATGATGATCCTCGGTTTCGCTGGTGTGGGCTTCATGACGTATCGCCGTCGCAAGGTCGCAGCGCTCGCCGCCTGA